Proteins from one Mycobacterium sp. EPa45 genomic window:
- the purH gene encoding bifunctional phosphoribosylaminoimidazolecarboxamide formyltransferase/IMP cyclohydrolase: MTAGTLGKRPIRRALISVYDKSGLIPLAQGLHEAGVAIVSTGSTAKTIADNGIPVTPVEFVTGFPEVLDGRVKTLHPHIHAGLLADTRKPEHVKALGDLKIEPFDLVVVNLYPFSETVASGADADECVEQIDIGGPSMVRASAKNHPSVAVVVDPLGYDGVLAAVRSGGFTLAERQKLAALAFRHTAEYDVAVAGWMGSVLAPESGDAPAFLPPWFGRTWRRTSQLRYGENPHQQAALYSDDAGWPGLAQAEQLHGKEMSYNNFTDADAAWRAAFDHEQICVAIIKHANPCGIAISSVSVADAHRKAHECDPLSAFGGVIAANTAVSVEMAEFVSEIFTEVIIAPAYEPGAVEILARKKNIRVLVASEPPVGGAELRQISGGLLIQERDALDGSGDDPANWTLATGTAADAATLADLQFAWRTCRAVKSNAIVVAADGATVGVGMGQVNRVDAARLAVERGGERVRGAVAASDAFFPFPDGLETLTAAGVKAVVHPGGSMRDELVTEAAAKAGITLYLTGARHFAH, from the coding sequence ATGACCGCGGGGACTTTGGGCAAGAGGCCGATCCGGCGCGCGCTGATCAGCGTGTACGACAAGAGCGGACTGATTCCGCTTGCGCAGGGTCTGCACGAAGCGGGCGTGGCCATCGTGTCCACCGGGTCGACAGCCAAAACCATTGCGGATAACGGTATTCCGGTCACCCCCGTGGAATTCGTGACCGGCTTTCCCGAGGTGCTCGACGGCCGGGTCAAGACCCTGCATCCACACATCCACGCCGGGCTGCTCGCCGACACCCGCAAGCCTGAACACGTCAAGGCCCTCGGCGATCTGAAGATCGAGCCGTTCGACCTCGTCGTGGTCAACCTCTATCCGTTCAGCGAGACCGTGGCCTCCGGCGCGGATGCCGACGAATGCGTGGAGCAGATCGACATCGGCGGGCCGTCGATGGTGCGCGCGTCGGCCAAGAATCACCCCAGCGTGGCCGTCGTCGTCGATCCGCTCGGTTACGACGGTGTGCTGGCCGCGGTCCGCAGCGGCGGCTTCACGCTTGCCGAGCGGCAGAAGCTGGCGGCATTGGCATTTCGCCACACCGCCGAGTACGACGTGGCCGTCGCCGGCTGGATGGGATCGGTCCTGGCCCCCGAGTCCGGTGACGCGCCGGCGTTCCTGCCGCCGTGGTTCGGCCGAACCTGGCGACGCACCTCGCAGCTGCGCTACGGCGAGAACCCGCATCAGCAGGCCGCGCTCTACAGCGATGACGCCGGCTGGCCGGGCCTGGCCCAGGCCGAGCAGCTGCACGGAAAAGAGATGTCCTACAACAACTTCACCGATGCCGATGCGGCCTGGCGGGCGGCGTTCGACCATGAGCAGATCTGCGTGGCGATCATCAAGCACGCCAACCCGTGTGGCATCGCGATCTCGTCGGTGTCGGTGGCCGATGCGCACCGCAAGGCGCACGAATGCGATCCGCTCAGCGCTTTCGGCGGGGTGATTGCGGCCAACACCGCGGTAAGTGTGGAGATGGCCGAGTTCGTCTCCGAGATCTTCACCGAGGTCATCATCGCGCCGGCATATGAACCCGGTGCAGTGGAAATCTTGGCCCGCAAGAAGAACATTCGCGTACTCGTCGCCTCCGAACCGCCGGTCGGCGGGGCTGAGCTGCGTCAGATCAGCGGCGGCCTGTTGATCCAGGAGCGCGACGCCCTGGACGGGTCCGGTGACGACCCGGCCAACTGGACACTGGCGACCGGTACCGCCGCGGACGCGGCGACGTTGGCCGATCTGCAGTTCGCCTGGCGTACCTGCCGCGCGGTGAAGTCCAACGCGATCGTGGTCGCCGCCGACGGCGCCACCGTCGGTGTGGGCATGGGCCAGGTCAACCGCGTCGACGCGGCGCGCCTGGCGGTGGAGCGCGGCGGCGAGCGGGTCCGCGGTGCGGTGGCCGCCAGCGACGCGTTCTTCCCGTTCCCGGACGGGCTGGAGACCTTGACCGCGGCCGGCGTGAAGGCCGTCGTGCATCCCGGCGGATCGATGCG
- the purN gene encoding phosphoribosylglycinamide formyltransferase, which produces MLHPIHIPPSAPARLVVLASGTGSLLQSLLNAAVDDYPARVVAVGVDRDCRAVDIAQAASIPSYRVRLKDYPSRADWDAAIADATEAHRPDLIVSAGFMKILGPEFLSRFLGRVVNTHPALLPAFPGAHAVPEALAYGVKVTGCTVHLVDAGVDTGPILAQEPIVILDDDDEDTLHERIKVTERRLLVDVLAALAQRGVTWSGRKATIG; this is translated from the coding sequence GTGCTGCATCCGATCCACATTCCGCCGAGCGCGCCGGCACGCCTCGTCGTGCTGGCCTCGGGAACCGGATCGCTGTTGCAGTCGCTGCTGAATGCCGCCGTCGACGACTATCCCGCGCGGGTTGTCGCCGTCGGTGTGGACCGCGACTGCCGAGCCGTCGACATCGCGCAGGCCGCGTCGATCCCGTCGTATCGCGTGCGGCTGAAGGACTATCCGAGCCGCGCCGACTGGGACGCGGCGATCGCCGACGCCACCGAGGCGCATCGTCCGGACCTGATCGTCTCCGCCGGATTCATGAAAATACTTGGACCGGAATTTCTTTCACGATTCCTGGGCCGTGTCGTCAACACGCATCCGGCGTTGCTGCCCGCCTTTCCGGGCGCGCATGCGGTGCCCGAAGCGCTGGCCTACGGGGTGAAGGTCACCGGCTGTACGGTGCATCTGGTGGACGCCGGTGTGGACACCGGTCCGATCCTGGCCCAAGAGCCGATCGTGATTCTCGACGACGACGACGAAGACACGTTGCACGAACGCATCAAGGTCACCGAACGGCGGCTGTTGGTGGATGTGCTGGCCGCGCTGGCTCAGCGCGGTGTGACCTGGAGTGGCAGAAAGGCGACCATAGGATGA
- a CDS encoding acetyl-CoA acetyltransferase — MVDPRTPVLVGVGQFTERIDDPDYRGMSAVELATEAVRAALADTGADVAAVAKAIGVFAGLRQFEICTPFADAPLGASDNYVRSVAQRVGADPERALLEPIGGNGPQKLVTEFAGAIAAGDIEVALILGSENGSTLKTFSGRDDGPDHSEKVGGQLEDRGYGFEQYMSEYTANHGLTGAPVQYGLLDNARRARLGLSVHEYRLTMAELFAPFSKVAAKNPFSSSPVERSVEEIVTVTAENRMICDPYPRLLVARDTVNQGAAAIVMSVAAARKLGVPEEKWVFLHGHADQREQDLLDREDVSVSYSSKQAVAEALRVAGIGIDDVATFDLYSCFPFPVFAVCDDFGLAADDPRGLTLTGGLPYFGGPGNSYSLHGIAETVAAMRDKPGAFGLVGANGGVMSKYSVGVYSTTPTDWAPDRSAELQADIAALPKVPVTRNANGTGVIETYSVRYDWPERTGIIIGRLDADGSRFMAISTDEALVALMSEGDPLGAAITVTAGEDGKNRAVPA; from the coding sequence ATGGTCGATCCGCGTACCCCCGTCCTCGTCGGCGTCGGGCAGTTCACCGAGCGCATCGACGACCCGGACTACCGCGGCATGTCGGCGGTCGAGCTGGCCACCGAGGCGGTTCGCGCGGCGCTGGCCGACACCGGGGCGGACGTCGCCGCCGTCGCAAAGGCCATTGGAGTGTTCGCCGGCCTGCGGCAGTTCGAGATCTGCACGCCCTTCGCCGACGCGCCGCTGGGCGCTTCCGACAACTACGTGCGGTCGGTGGCCCAGCGCGTCGGTGCGGACCCCGAGCGGGCGCTGCTCGAACCGATCGGCGGTAACGGCCCGCAGAAACTGGTGACCGAGTTCGCCGGCGCGATCGCGGCCGGTGATATCGAGGTGGCATTGATCCTCGGTTCGGAGAACGGCTCGACGCTGAAGACCTTCTCGGGCCGCGACGATGGACCCGACCACAGCGAGAAGGTCGGTGGTCAGCTCGAGGATCGCGGGTACGGCTTCGAGCAGTACATGAGCGAATACACCGCGAACCACGGACTGACCGGCGCGCCGGTGCAGTACGGGCTGCTGGACAACGCCCGCCGCGCACGGCTGGGGCTGTCCGTCCACGAATACCGGCTCACGATGGCCGAGCTGTTCGCGCCATTTTCGAAAGTGGCTGCCAAGAACCCGTTTTCGTCTTCGCCGGTCGAGCGTTCGGTCGAGGAGATCGTGACTGTCACTGCTGAGAACCGGATGATCTGCGACCCGTATCCGCGGTTGCTGGTGGCTCGCGACACCGTCAACCAGGGGGCTGCGGCAATCGTGATGTCGGTGGCAGCTGCGCGCAAACTCGGTGTGCCCGAGGAGAAGTGGGTGTTCCTGCACGGTCATGCCGATCAGCGCGAGCAGGATCTACTGGACCGCGAGGACGTCAGTGTCAGCTACTCATCGAAACAGGCTGTGGCAGAGGCGCTTCGGGTCGCCGGCATCGGTATCGACGACGTCGCCACCTTCGATCTCTACAGCTGCTTCCCGTTCCCGGTCTTCGCGGTGTGCGACGACTTCGGGCTGGCCGCCGACGATCCGCGCGGGCTCACCCTGACCGGCGGCCTGCCGTACTTCGGCGGGCCCGGCAACAGCTATTCGTTGCACGGTATCGCCGAGACTGTCGCTGCGATGCGGGACAAGCCCGGCGCTTTCGGACTGGTGGGCGCCAACGGCGGCGTGATGAGCAAGTACTCCGTGGGCGTCTACTCGACCACCCCGACCGACTGGGCGCCCGACCGCAGCGCCGAACTGCAGGCCGACATCGCGGCGCTTCCCAAGGTTCCGGTCACTCGGAATGCCAACGGCACAGGCGTGATCGAGACCTACTCGGTGCGCTACGACTGGCCGGAGCGCACCGGCATCATCATTGGTCGCCTCGACGCCGACGGCAGCCGCTTCATGGCGATCAGCACCGATGAGGCCCTGGTGGCCTTGATGAGTGAGGGCGACCCGCTGGGCGCCGCGATCACGGTGACCGCGGGCGAGGACGGCAAGAACCGGGCCGTGCCGGCCTAG
- the sfnG gene encoding dimethylsulfone monooxygenase SfnG, with protein MTTERIAENVKFAYWVPNVSGGLVTSTIEQRTDWSYDYNVKLAQTAENNGFEYALSQVRYEASYGAEFQHESTSFSLALLLATQRLKLIAAVHPGLWQPAVLAKLGATADHLSGGRFAVNVVSGWFKDEFTHLGEPWLEHDERYRRSAEFLQVLRKIWTEDDVDFRGDFYRIHDFTLKPKPLNTPERPNPEIFQGGNSTAARRNGGYYADWYFSNGKDFDGVTEQLVEVRDHARDANREVSFGLNGFIIARDTEKEAKEVLREIIAKANKPAVEGFHAAVQQAGSSTADKRGMWADSSFSDLVQYNDGFRTQLIGTPEQIAERIAAYRKRGVDLILGGFLHFQEEIEYFGARVLPLVREIEAAESDSISAPLQVSA; from the coding sequence ATGACGACCGAACGCATCGCCGAGAACGTGAAATTCGCCTACTGGGTGCCCAACGTCAGCGGTGGCCTTGTCACCAGCACCATCGAGCAGCGCACCGACTGGAGCTACGACTACAACGTCAAGCTCGCGCAGACGGCGGAGAACAACGGCTTCGAATACGCACTGTCGCAGGTCCGCTATGAGGCCAGCTATGGCGCCGAATTCCAGCACGAATCCACCAGCTTCTCGCTGGCGCTGTTGCTGGCCACCCAACGGCTCAAGCTCATCGCGGCCGTTCACCCCGGCCTGTGGCAACCGGCGGTGCTGGCCAAACTCGGCGCCACCGCAGACCACCTCTCCGGTGGCCGGTTCGCCGTCAACGTCGTCTCCGGCTGGTTCAAGGACGAGTTCACCCACCTCGGTGAGCCGTGGCTCGAGCACGACGAGCGCTATCGCCGCAGCGCCGAATTCCTGCAGGTGCTCCGCAAGATCTGGACCGAGGATGATGTCGACTTCCGCGGCGACTTCTACCGCATCCACGACTTCACGCTGAAGCCCAAGCCGCTCAACACACCGGAGCGGCCCAACCCGGAGATATTCCAAGGCGGCAACTCCACCGCCGCGCGGCGCAACGGTGGGTACTACGCCGACTGGTACTTCTCCAACGGCAAGGACTTCGACGGCGTCACCGAGCAGCTCGTCGAGGTTCGCGATCATGCCCGCGACGCCAACCGCGAGGTCAGCTTCGGGCTCAACGGCTTCATCATCGCCCGCGATACCGAGAAGGAAGCGAAGGAGGTCCTGCGCGAGATCATCGCCAAGGCCAACAAACCAGCGGTGGAGGGTTTCCATGCTGCCGTACAGCAGGCCGGCAGCTCGACTGCCGACAAGCGCGGCATGTGGGCCGACTCGTCGTTCTCCGACCTCGTCCAATACAACGACGGATTCCGCACCCAGCTGATCGGAACGCCCGAGCAGATCGCCGAACGCATCGCCGCGTACCGCAAACGCGGGGTGGACCTCATCCTCGGTGGCTTCCTGCACTTTCAGGAGGAGATCGAATACTTCGGTGCGCGGGTTCTGCCTCTGGTGCGCGAAATCGAGGCCGCCGAAAGCGATTCGATTTCGGCGCCGCTTCAGGTCTCCGCCTGA
- a CDS encoding DUF6350 family protein yields the protein MEDKRPVGARQARDLVRVAFGPSLVALVVIAAVTLLQLVIANSDMTGTLGAIASMWLAVHQVPISIAGHQLAVLPLLPVLLMVWGTARTCAHATSPRASWFVTRWIVTSAIGGPLLFAAIALAVIHDASSVITELQTPSALRAFAGVLAVHGIGALIGVGSQVGWRALRALRLPLWLGDTVRAATAGLLALLGLSGVVAAVSLVVHWGTMHELYAVTDSLFGQLSLTLLSALYVPNVIVGTSAMAVGSSAHIGFATFSSFTVFGGDIPALPVLAAVPTPPLGPVWVALLIVGAASGVAVGQQCASRPLPWPAALAKLAVASLLAAVVMAVLGYAGGGQLGNFGEVGVDQSTFGPAVFFWFFAIGSLTVALTGGVLRRPKRVKPPEPVVAAGEPLLDEEFEDDDEALTTPIPDVADEDAEPEPDPEPEVEPEPAPPPQPVRPAPDLEDVEDLMVVDDDIEPGPAER from the coding sequence ATGGAGGACAAGCGGCCGGTCGGTGCGCGTCAAGCGCGTGACCTGGTCCGGGTCGCGTTCGGCCCGTCGTTGGTCGCACTGGTTGTGATCGCGGCTGTGACGCTGCTTCAACTCGTCATCGCCAACAGCGACATGACCGGCACCCTGGGTGCAATCGCCAGCATGTGGCTGGCGGTGCATCAGGTCCCGATCTCGATCGCCGGGCACCAGCTGGCGGTGCTGCCGCTGCTGCCGGTGTTGCTGATGGTGTGGGGGACCGCGCGCACATGCGCGCACGCGACCTCGCCGCGCGCTTCCTGGTTCGTGACCCGCTGGATCGTCACGTCGGCCATCGGTGGCCCGCTGTTGTTCGCCGCGATCGCGCTGGCCGTCATTCACGACGCCTCGTCGGTGATCACCGAGCTGCAGACGCCCAGTGCATTACGTGCGTTCGCGGGAGTTCTGGCGGTCCACGGCATCGGCGCGCTGATCGGCGTGGGGTCGCAGGTGGGCTGGCGGGCCCTTCGTGCGCTGCGGCTGCCGCTGTGGCTCGGTGACACGGTGCGGGCGGCGACGGCAGGGCTGCTGGCGCTGCTGGGATTGTCGGGTGTGGTCGCCGCGGTGTCGCTGGTCGTGCACTGGGGCACCATGCACGAGCTGTACGCGGTCACCGATTCGCTGTTCGGACAGCTCAGCCTCACGTTGCTGTCAGCCTTGTACGTGCCCAACGTGATCGTGGGGACGTCGGCGATGGCAGTCGGCTCGAGTGCCCACATCGGTTTCGCGACGTTCAGTTCGTTCACGGTCTTCGGCGGGGACATCCCGGCGCTGCCGGTCCTGGCCGCGGTGCCGACGCCACCGCTGGGGCCGGTATGGGTGGCGCTGCTGATCGTCGGTGCCGCATCCGGGGTTGCAGTGGGACAGCAATGCGCCAGCCGGCCACTGCCCTGGCCGGCTGCGCTGGCGAAACTGGCGGTCGCATCGCTGCTGGCTGCCGTGGTGATGGCAGTGCTGGGCTATGCCGGGGGCGGCCAGCTGGGCAATTTCGGCGAGGTCGGAGTGGACCAGAGCACCTTCGGCCCGGCGGTGTTCTTCTGGTTCTTCGCGATCGGCTCGCTCACGGTGGCGTTGACCGGAGGCGTGCTGCGCCGGCCAAAGCGGGTCAAGCCACCCGAGCCGGTTGTTGCGGCCGGCGAACCGCTTCTCGACGAGGAATTCGAGGACGACGACGAAGCGCTGACCACGCCAATTCCCGACGTGGCCGACGAGGACGCAGAGCCGGAGCCGGATCCTGAGCCCGAAGTCGAACCCGAACCCGCCCCACCCCCGCAGCCGGTGCGCCCCGCACCGGATCTGGAGGACGTCGAGGATCTGATGGTCGTCGACGACGACATCGAGCCGGGGCCTGCCGAACGCTAG
- the sucC gene encoding ADP-forming succinate--CoA ligase subunit beta, producing the protein MDLFEYQAKELFAKHNVPTTPGRVTDSPEDAKAIAEEIGKPVMVKAQVKVGGRGKAGGVKYAATPDDAYTHAKNILGLDIKGHIVKKLLVAEASDIAEEYYISFLLDRSNRTYLAMCSVEGGMEIEEVAATKPDRLAKVPVDAVKGVDLAFAREIAEKGHLPAEVLDAAAVTIQKLWEVFTNEDATLVEVNPLVRTPDDQILALDGKVTLDANADFRQPGHAEFEDKDATDPLELKAKENDLNYVKLDGEVGIIGNGAGLVMSTLDVVAYAGEKHGGVKPANFLDIGGGASAEVMANGLDVILGDSQVKSVFVNVFGGITACDAVANGIVKALQILGDEANKPLVVRLDGNNVDEGRRILAEANHPLVIQADTMDSGADKAAELANK; encoded by the coding sequence ATGGATCTTTTCGAGTATCAGGCGAAAGAACTGTTCGCCAAGCACAACGTTCCCACCACCCCGGGCCGGGTCACCGACTCGCCTGAGGACGCCAAAGCCATCGCCGAGGAAATCGGCAAGCCCGTGATGGTCAAGGCTCAGGTGAAGGTGGGTGGCCGCGGGAAGGCTGGTGGAGTCAAGTACGCCGCGACCCCCGACGACGCCTACACCCACGCCAAGAACATCCTCGGCCTGGACATCAAGGGCCACATCGTCAAGAAGCTGCTGGTCGCCGAGGCCAGTGACATCGCCGAGGAGTACTACATCTCCTTCCTGCTCGACCGCTCCAACCGCACCTACCTGGCGATGTGCTCGGTCGAGGGCGGCATGGAGATCGAAGAAGTCGCCGCCACCAAGCCCGACCGCCTGGCCAAAGTGCCCGTCGACGCCGTGAAGGGTGTCGATCTGGCCTTCGCCCGCGAGATCGCCGAGAAGGGCCACCTGCCCGCCGAGGTGCTCGACGCCGCGGCCGTGACCATCCAGAAGCTGTGGGAGGTCTTCACCAACGAAGACGCGACCCTGGTGGAGGTCAACCCGCTGGTGCGCACGCCCGACGATCAGATCCTGGCGCTGGACGGCAAGGTCACCCTGGACGCCAACGCCGACTTCCGTCAGCCGGGCCACGCCGAATTCGAGGACAAGGACGCCACCGATCCGCTCGAGCTGAAGGCCAAGGAGAATGACCTCAACTACGTGAAGCTCGACGGCGAGGTCGGCATCATCGGCAACGGCGCGGGTCTGGTCATGTCGACCCTGGACGTCGTCGCCTATGCCGGTGAGAAGCACGGCGGCGTGAAGCCCGCCAACTTCCTCGATATCGGTGGTGGCGCCTCCGCGGAGGTGATGGCCAACGGCCTCGACGTGATCCTGGGCGACAGCCAGGTCAAGAGCGTGTTCGTCAACGTGTTCGGCGGCATCACTGCGTGCGACGCGGTGGCCAACGGCATCGTCAAGGCGCTGCAGATCCTCGGCGACGAGGCCAACAAGCCGCTCGTCGTTCGCCTCGACGGCAACAACGTCGACGAGGGCCGGCGCATCCTCGCCGAAGCCAACCACCCTCTCGTGATCCAGGCCGACACCATGGACTCCGGCGCCGACAAGGCCGCCGAGCTGGCCAACAAGTAA
- a CDS encoding DUF5336 domain-containing protein yields the protein MTYPPTNPGYQPSQPTGPYGAPTQSFAPTEAGPSKLPHYLNIAVIVLGLAAYLASFGPILTVHADLGPFGGAELTGGGGGYPVVATLVAALLAAAALLPRARDYGGVIATASVIAVLMAIAQVISKPTGFSVGWGLWLLLAFTLLQAIAAVAALLLEAGVITAPAPRPRYEQFGQYGPPPGGYYGQPGPQGPPQGLPPRPNYPTQYGGGYSSGPSTGGFGGAQSGPPTPPTGFPSFSPPPSSGSGQQQPAQPEQQQPQAPSSSPSGQNPS from the coding sequence ATGACTTACCCGCCCACCAATCCGGGCTACCAACCATCGCAGCCGACCGGTCCCTACGGCGCGCCCACACAGTCGTTCGCGCCGACTGAGGCCGGGCCGAGCAAGCTGCCGCACTACCTCAACATCGCCGTTATCGTGCTCGGCCTGGCCGCCTACCTGGCCAGCTTCGGGCCGATCCTCACCGTCCACGCCGACCTCGGCCCCTTCGGTGGTGCCGAGCTCACCGGCGGTGGCGGCGGCTACCCGGTGGTCGCCACGCTCGTTGCCGCCCTACTCGCGGCGGCCGCACTGCTACCCAGGGCCAGGGATTACGGCGGCGTGATCGCGACGGCATCGGTGATCGCGGTCCTGATGGCGATCGCCCAGGTCATCAGCAAGCCGACCGGCTTCTCCGTCGGCTGGGGACTGTGGCTGCTGCTCGCCTTCACTCTGTTGCAGGCGATCGCGGCGGTCGCGGCGCTGCTGCTGGAAGCCGGTGTCATCACCGCTCCGGCGCCCCGGCCTCGCTACGAGCAGTTCGGTCAGTACGGCCCGCCCCCCGGTGGTTACTACGGCCAGCCCGGTCCGCAGGGCCCGCCTCAGGGTCTTCCGCCGCGGCCGAACTACCCCACGCAGTACGGCGGCGGCTATTCGTCCGGCCCGTCGACCGGTGGTTTCGGCGGTGCCCAGAGCGGTCCGCCCACCCCGCCGACCGGGTTCCCCAGCTTCAGCCCGCCGCCGTCGAGCGGCTCGGGCCAGCAGCAGCCCGCTCAGCCCGAACAGCAGCAGCCCCAGGCGCCGTCATCGTCGCCGTCGGGCCAGAACCCGTCCTAA
- the sucD gene encoding succinate--CoA ligase subunit alpha, translating into MSIFLNASNKVIVQGITGGEGTKHTALMLKAGTQVVGGVNARKAGTTVSHKDKDGNDIELPVFGSVAEAMKETGADVSIAFVPPAFSKDAIIEAIDAEIPLLVVITEGIPVQDSAYAWAYNVEKGEKTRIIGPNCPGIITPGESLVGITPNNITGKGPIGLVSKSGTLTYQMMYELRDLGFSTAIGIGGDPIIGTTHIDAIEAFEKDPETKIIVMIGEIGGDAEEKAGAYIQANVSKPVVGYVAGFTAPEGKTMGHAGAIVTSGAGTAQGKKEALEAAGVKVGKTPSETANLAREILAGL; encoded by the coding sequence ATGTCGATTTTTCTTAACGCGTCCAACAAGGTCATCGTCCAGGGCATCACCGGCGGCGAAGGCACCAAGCACACCGCGCTGATGCTGAAGGCCGGCACCCAGGTGGTCGGCGGCGTCAACGCGCGCAAGGCCGGAACCACCGTGTCTCACAAAGACAAAGACGGCAACGACATCGAGTTGCCGGTGTTCGGTTCGGTCGCCGAGGCCATGAAGGAGACCGGCGCCGACGTGTCGATCGCCTTCGTGCCGCCGGCCTTCTCCAAGGACGCCATCATCGAGGCGATCGATGCCGAGATCCCGCTGCTGGTGGTCATCACCGAGGGAATCCCGGTGCAGGACAGCGCATATGCCTGGGCCTACAACGTGGAGAAGGGCGAGAAGACCCGGATCATCGGCCCGAACTGCCCCGGCATCATCACCCCGGGCGAGTCGCTGGTCGGCATCACGCCGAACAACATCACCGGCAAGGGCCCGATCGGCCTGGTGTCGAAGTCCGGCACGCTGACCTACCAGATGATGTACGAGCTGCGCGATCTCGGCTTCTCGACCGCCATCGGCATCGGCGGCGACCCGATCATCGGCACCACCCACATCGACGCCATCGAGGCGTTCGAGAAGGACCCCGAGACCAAGATCATCGTGATGATCGGCGAGATCGGCGGCGACGCCGAGGAGAAGGCGGGCGCCTACATCCAGGCCAACGTCTCCAAGCCCGTCGTCGGCTACGTCGCCGGGTTCACCGCGCCGGAAGGCAAGACCATGGGCCACGCCGGCGCGATCGTGACCTCCGGTGCCGGCACCGCGCAGGGCAAGAAGGAAGCCCTCGAGGCCGCGGGGGTCAAGGTCGGCAAGACGCCGTCGGAGACCGCCAACCTGGCTCGGGAGATCTTGGCGGGGCTCTGA
- a CDS encoding LLM class F420-dependent oxidoreductase, whose amino-acid sequence MDYGLVLFTSDRGIAPASAAKLADDHGFTTFYVPEHTHIPVKREAAHPTTGDESLPDDRYMRTLDPWVSLGTAAAVTSRVRLSTAVALPVEHDPITLAKSIATLDHLSGGRVSLGVGFGWNTDELADHGVPAGRRRTCLREYLEAMRALWTQEEAEYDGEFVKFGPSWAWPKPVQSHIPVLVGAAGTEKNFKWIARSADGWITTPRDFDIDEPVKLLHDTWAAAGRDGDPQIVALDFKPVPEKLAHWKDIGVTEVLFGLPDKSADEVAAYVERLAGKLGALDL is encoded by the coding sequence ATGGATTACGGGCTCGTTCTGTTCACCAGTGATCGCGGCATCGCGCCGGCGTCGGCGGCCAAACTCGCCGACGACCACGGTTTCACGACCTTCTACGTGCCCGAGCACACCCACATCCCGGTCAAGCGGGAAGCCGCGCACCCCACCACCGGTGACGAGTCGCTGCCCGACGACCGCTACATGCGAACCCTGGATCCGTGGGTCAGCCTGGGTACCGCGGCTGCGGTGACCTCCAGGGTGCGGCTGTCCACCGCGGTGGCGCTGCCCGTCGAGCACGACCCGATCACACTGGCGAAATCCATTGCCACCCTTGATCATCTGTCCGGGGGCCGGGTCAGCCTCGGGGTCGGCTTCGGGTGGAACACCGATGAGCTGGCCGACCACGGCGTCCCGGCCGGGCGGCGGCGCACGTGCCTACGCGAGTATCTCGAAGCGATGCGGGCGCTGTGGACCCAAGAAGAAGCCGAATACGACGGCGAATTCGTCAAATTCGGCCCCAGCTGGGCCTGGCCGAAGCCGGTTCAGTCGCACATCCCGGTGCTCGTCGGCGCGGCAGGCACCGAGAAGAACTTCAAGTGGATCGCCCGCAGTGCCGACGGCTGGATCACCACGCCACGCGACTTCGACATCGACGAGCCGGTGAAGCTCCTCCACGACACGTGGGCGGCCGCCGGGCGCGACGGCGACCCGCAGATCGTCGCGCTCGACTTCAAGCCGGTGCCGGAGAAATTGGCGCACTGGAAGGACATTGGCGTCACGGAGGTGCTGTTCGGTCTGCCGGACAAGTCGGCCGACGAGGTCGCCGCCTACGTCGAGCGATTGGCCGGCAAGCTCGGCGCGCTCGACCTCTAG